One genomic window of Denticeps clupeoides chromosome 14, fDenClu1.1, whole genome shotgun sequence includes the following:
- the mrpl19 gene encoding large ribosomal subunit protein bL19m has product MAACTRRFAELLCSVRVLRNIQLQNERFISTSAPRLAAGGDGQPPKFVPPAKPVIVDKKQAETSERRFLSPEFIPPRQRTNPLKFSVERKDMIRRRKVLRIPEFYAGSILAVTMKDQHANESTNRFVGICTQRSGSGLGATFVLRNIIDGQGVEICYELYSPRIQQIEVLKLERRLDSNLMYLRDALPEYSTFDLDMKADLSSLTREVSVNPLKVKMKPKPWSKRWERPKYNVQGIRFDLCLTLEQMEHAQKWAMPWREYDMLKEYDTSKLEEEISKEVQKEMKK; this is encoded by the exons ATGGCGGCGTGCACAAGGAGGTTCGCTGAGCTCTTGTGCTCAGTGCGGGTTTTAAGGAACATTCAGCTCCAAAATGAAC GATTTATTTCCACATCCGCGCCTCGCCTCGCTGCGGGGGGAGACGGGCAGCCTCCAAAATTCGTTCCACCAGCCAAACCTGTAATCGTGGACAAGAAACAGGCGGAAACCTCCGAGCGACG TTTTCTGAGTCCAGAATTCATCCCTCCTCGGCAGCGGACGAACCCTCTGAAGTTTTCCGTCGAGAGGAAGGACATGATCCGGAGGCGTAAAGTGCTGCGCATCCCGGAGTTTTACGCCG GCAGCATTTTGGCCGTCACCATGAAGGACCAGCATGCAAACGAGAGTACAAACCGCTTTGTGGGAATCTGTACTCAGAGATCTGGCAGTGGACTGGGTGCCACGTTTGTCTTGAGGAACATTATTGATGGTCAAG gtgtGGAGATCTGTTATGAGCTATACAGCCCCCGCATACAGCAGATTGAAGTGTTGAAGCTGGAGAGGAGGCTGGACAGTAACCTGATGTACCTCCGTGACGCCCTTCCTGAGTACAGCACCTTTGACCTTGACATGAAAGCCGACCTTTCCTCTCTTACTAGAGAAGTGTCTGTCAATCCA CTCAAAGTGAAGATGAAGCCCAAGCCGTGGTCCAAGCGCTGGGAGAGGCCGAAGTACAATGTCCAAGGCATCCGCTTTGACCTGTGCTTGActctggagcagatggagcatGCCCAGAAATGGGCTATGCCTTGGAGGGAGTACGACATGCTGAAAGAGTACGACACCTccaagctggaggaggagattTCGAAAGAGGTGCAGAAAGAGATGAAAAAGTGA